The following proteins are encoded in a genomic region of Blastopirellula marina:
- a CDS encoding cysteine desulfurase family protein, which produces MIYVDNNSTTRLADEVAQAMSEAYAAGYLNPSSQHQLGQKARRRLDDARENILNFLGGETTRFQGDRLVFTSGGTEANNLALFGLGKITGGQVIISAIEHPSISEAADQLRARGTIVRVLPVNTDGVAQLDQLSDWLAEPTRLVSVMLANNETGVLQPVTEISHICRQHGVPLHVDAVQGIGKIPVNFRSLQASAMTISPHKFHGPRGIGALVLDDHVKLNPAMFGGSQQLAMRPGTESVELTIGFETALKLAIGAISEAGIRMQFLRDRLEDTLLKDLGSDVMAINGRNALRLPHTSNIAFPGIDRQALVMALDMAGVACSTGSACASGSSEPSPTLIAMGLSEEVISGSIRLSLSRDTTEEEIDEVAKRISNCIKHLRRS; this is translated from the coding sequence GTGATTTACGTCGACAACAATTCGACCACACGGCTCGCTGACGAGGTCGCCCAGGCTATGTCTGAAGCTTACGCGGCTGGCTATTTGAACCCGTCGAGTCAGCATCAACTGGGTCAGAAGGCGAGACGACGGCTGGATGACGCCCGCGAAAATATTCTCAATTTCCTCGGAGGCGAGACCACGCGATTTCAAGGGGATCGGCTAGTTTTCACCAGCGGGGGAACAGAGGCGAACAATTTGGCATTGTTTGGCCTAGGAAAGATAACAGGCGGTCAAGTCATCATTTCAGCGATCGAGCATCCCTCAATCAGCGAAGCTGCGGACCAACTTCGCGCTCGTGGAACGATCGTTCGTGTTTTGCCCGTCAATACAGATGGAGTGGCGCAGTTGGACCAGCTAAGCGATTGGCTGGCCGAACCGACGCGGTTAGTAAGTGTGATGTTGGCCAATAATGAGACCGGCGTTCTCCAGCCTGTTACTGAAATCTCCCATATTTGTCGCCAGCACGGAGTCCCCCTTCACGTCGATGCCGTTCAGGGAATTGGCAAAATCCCTGTCAATTTCCGCTCGCTTCAAGCTTCGGCGATGACGATTTCGCCTCATAAATTCCATGGTCCACGTGGGATTGGCGCGCTCGTGTTGGACGACCATGTGAAGCTGAATCCTGCGATGTTCGGCGGATCTCAGCAGTTGGCTATGCGACCGGGAACCGAGAGCGTTGAACTTACGATTGGGTTTGAAACGGCGCTTAAACTGGCAATTGGCGCCATTTCCGAAGCTGGGATTCGGATGCAATTCCTCAGAGATCGCCTGGAAGATACTCTTTTGAAGGATCTAGGCTCGGATGTTATGGCAATCAATGGACGTAACGCGCTCCGTTTGCCTCACACCTCCAACATCGCCTTTCCTGGGATCGATCGTCAAGCTTTGGTCATGGCTTTGGACATGGCAGGCGTCGCATGTAGCACCGGTTCCGCATGTGCGAGCGGGTCCTCGGAACCGTCCCCCACGTTGATCGCGATGGGCCTGAGTGAAGAGGTAATTTCTGGCTCGATTCGCTTAAGTTTGAGCCGAGACACCACGGAAGAAGAAATCGACGAAGTCGCGAAACGTATCTCTAATTGCATCAAGCATTTACGTCGATCATAA